The Apium graveolens cultivar Ventura chromosome 6, ASM990537v1, whole genome shotgun sequence genome contains a region encoding:
- the LOC141665325 gene encoding uncharacterized protein LOC141665325: MENIKFLCDLGASVSLMPNSICRRLGLGELKKTRISLQLADHTVNYPLGIIEDVLVKVDKVFIPCDFVVLEMDEDVEMPIILGRPFLATTGTIIDLKAGKLTLNVGEDKVTFDLNKALKMPSFDATCFTVDIVDVILKHEDADLLEEEQFLDDKEDGDLLAIAVQDTGPCFKKD; this comes from the coding sequence ATGGAGAACATTAaatttttatgtgatttaggGGCTAGTGTGAGTTTGATGCCAAACTCCATTTGCAGAAGACTTGGTCTTGGAGAGCTCAAAAAGACAAGAATCTCACTTCAGCTGGCCGATCATACTGTCAATTATCCTTTGGGAATCATTGAAGATGTACTTGTTAAAGTGGATAAAGTTTTTATCCCTTGTGATTTTGTGGTGTTAGAGATGGATGAAGATGTTGAGATgcccattatcttgggaaggcCATTCTTGGCTACTACCGGAACCATAATTGATCTAAAAGCTGGGAAATTAACGTTGAATGTTGGTGAAGACAAGGTTACGTTTGATCTCAACAAAGCTCTGAAGATGCCTTCATTTGATGCTACATGTTTCACTGTTGATATAGTGGATGTGATCTTAAAGCATGAAGACGCAGACTTGTTGGAAGAGGAACAATTCTTAGATGACAAAGAAGATGGAGATTTGCTTGCAATTGCTGTGCAAGATacaggaccatgtttcaaaaaggactaa